The following DNA comes from candidate division KSB1 bacterium.
ACGGCAAATCGATAGGCAATCGTCGGGTGAGGAGCTTCGACCGACAAACTGTAAAGAAGTTCGCCTTGTTCGTTGCCCGTAAGCCGCAGATTGGCAAATAGAGAAGGCAAAAGGGAAGCATCGAACTCGCGGCAGGCCGTAAGCGCACTGTCCTTCACGGCTGCTTGACTAACGCGATCGTAAAATGTCTTGCTTCTCAGCAGAGTTTCGTAAAAAGCCAAAGGCCGCGTCTGCCGCATCATATAGTAATAAGCGGCCGGATTTTTATACAGCGCACTCTTGGCGTCTATACTTTCCAGAATAAAGGTGGAACTCGAAACATAGACCGGTGGACGCGTCAGCAGGTAAATTAAGGAGGAAATGAAGACAAGAAAAAATACGCCAATAATAATCCATTTACGACGAACCGCTAGAGCCCAATAATCCTGAAGTCCCCATTCCTTATCATCCGATGGTTTTGTATAATCCAAACTCACGTGACGCCTCATTACTGTCCGAACATTGATGCCGGTACCGCCGCTTTTTTACATTCATGCCGGTGTAGAATCATGAACGGCACACAGTTTTAACAAACAAAGTTGATGTTTTATTTTATGCAAACAATATACCACCTTCACATTCCGGCAGAAGCGGCTTTGCTGCAAAGGACTAGTTATTACATACTGTTTTTCAAAGCGGGTGCGTAATTTAAACTTTGGCCGTTAGCTTAGACTTTTCAATAAGCTGCCGTCATGTAACAAATATTTGACAAATGCCGAGAGTTCTGCGACAATTTCCTTTGCGGGCCAGAGTGATCAGAAACGGTGCAGGTGTTCCAGCGTGGATCAATTGAGGGAAAGGAGCCGGAAATTTAAACTCCGGCTCCCAAGTACTCTCAAGACTCTGATTCGAATTGCAGCTTTTCCTTAAATGTGAGTACGAAAGCCGCGGCACAAAGAATCGTCAATACAAACGGTACTAGAAAAACGCCGGTCCAGTTGGTATCAACGATGGCTCCTTGCCCGTCGAAGGTCGAAAAAAGGTTTTGGATCCAACCGGCGAAAAAGCTGCCGAGATACATACCCAAGCCGATAGTGACAAGGAAAATAAGGCTCTGCGCAGAAGCGCGGATATCTTTCGGCGCAACCGTATCGACATAGATCTGTGAAGCGGTAAAAAAGAAGACGTAACAAAAGCCGTGAAGCGCCAAGGAAGCGATGACCAGCCATTTGGGGGCGCCGATTGCAAAGATGAGATATCGCAGAGGCCATGCCAAAATACCGAGGGTTAGGGTCTTACGAATGCCGTACTTGGGAAGGAAATAAGGCAACAATAGCGCCATCACCAGAATTTCCGCAGCCTGCGCAATGACCATCACGCCGCTCAAAGCCTCGTTGGTGACGCCGATTTTAGACGAAACCAAAAACGGCCCGGTCAAGACATAGTAGAACATAAGCTCTGTGGAAACGACAAAGTTAATGATGATAAAAACGGCAAAGTTGGAGTTTTTAAGCATCTTGATCGCCGCCAGGAATGCCAAAGGATTGGTTTTATCCTTGCTGGGCGGCGTGTTCGGCAGCGTAAATGCATAGAGACCGGCGATCAGCGACATGATGCCGGCAAGAATCATCACATCGCCTTTGACGCTGATCAGGTAGCGCAAACCGGAAAGAGTTAGTCCGATGGCGATCCAGCCGATGGTGCCGCCGACGCGGACAAAACCGAACTCTTTTTCCGAATCCTTCAGATTTCGGAAAGCAATCGTGTTCGTCAATGCCAAAGTCGGGGCATAAATCAAACAATAGATGAAAAAGATCCAAACCAGCGATCGNNNNNNNNNNTAACGGTCTGCCAGTTGACCGCCGAAAAACGGCGAGATGATCGTCGCCAAGGACAATAGGCCGTAAATGATCCCCACCTGCGTGCCGTTGAAACCCAAAGTAGTCTGCAGATAGGCAGAGTAAGCCGGATACCAGGCGCCCCAAATCGTGTACTGCAGAAACATCATAAAGAATAAACGCAGTTTAAGACCCATCGCGAATCCCCTTCCTTTTTCTGCCCAATTGGAAAATTGGATTAATTACCGATAACATAAAAGCCTCTGCAAATTTGCAGAGGCTTGGCAAAGGAACCGCTCACTCAATCGGCTTTGCTTTCGCTTTTTCCATCAAAAGGGAAATAATGAGCAGAACCGCTGCCGCGACCGCCAAAACGATAAAAGCCGACTGCACCGATTCGCCGGCCATGGCGCCGATCAAGTTCTGCACCAGGCCGCCGCCGAACAGACCGACGGCAAAAATGATCCCGAAAATGGAGCCATAGTATTTCGACTCATATTTTCCGAAAGTCACCCCGACAACGGTGGGGAAAATGGGTGCAAAAGACAAGCCGACGATCACCACCGCCAGGATGGCAAGGGCGGGCGATTGGGCAAAGCGCAGCACAAGCAGGGCGGCAATGGCAATTGCAGAAACGGTAATAATGACCTTCACCCCTTTGGCGGTCAAGTTCTTAATCGCCGAGGCGATAAACCGGCCGATGGTCATGGAGAGCCCGAAAACAGACAGCACCGTGGCGGCGGATTTTGCCGGATCGGCAGCCTGAGCTTTGGTAAACAACTCGTTCATCAGCGGATTCGTCCAGTTGCTCATCGACATCTCCAGGCCGATGTAGCACATCAGCGCCAAAGCCGCCACCAAAACCGCCGGCTGAGTCAGCATTTTGGCCGCTGTCGAGAAGCGATAGCCCAAAGCTGCAGGAGGAAAGTCGGCAAGCAGTGCCAAAATGAGGAACAGAAGGTTCAGGGCAAAGAGAATCATCAAACCGACTTTATAGTCCGGCGCAAAATTGATGATCAGCGGTGCAACGAAAAGGCCGAGGCCGAAAAAGCCGTTGCCGAAATTACTGGCACGCGCCGGATCTTTGCCTTCAAAAAGCACCTGCGGTATGATGGTGTTCCCGACCGTGTTGGCGGCCATTGCGCCCATGCCCAGGAGCGCCGCGGACACATACAGCGCCGAAACCGAAGCCGCAGAACGAATCAATAAAATGCTCAAAGCGATGACGATAAAACCCAACAGGGCGATGATCTTGTGCCCGACCTTATCGGTCACGGCGCCGATAAAAAACTGCACCAGGCAGGCGGTATAGAGAAAAATCGCCGGAATCATGCTCCATTGCTTGGCGTCCATTCCAAGATTCTTCATAAGCCCGACAGAAATCGCGCCAAAGAGCACAAAGCAGCAGGCCAGCATAAAGACGCAGGTCAACGCAACAATCGGGGTCAATTTCTTCATGATCTCCTCCACTCATTGATGGGGTTAAGGTTAGGTCTTCGAAAGCAAGGCTTTTGAAATGTTTGCACGTCGGCAGCTATATCGATTTAGGAACGTCGATAAAATAGCAAGATTTCCTTGAATGTCAAGCAAATTTCAATAAAACATGAAGCAAAGTCATTTTTGACGACAAAAGAAAAGAAAAAGAGTTGCGTCCAATTTTGCGAGTCGCTATATTTTCCGAACAAAATGATCCCTTCATCCGTTTTTGCAAAAGATTCAAACCTTCATCAAAACGCGTTTCTATCAATCGTCTCTTTTCAAAGGAAAGGGTAACAGCATGCAACCAACGTTTCATATGCTCGATTGGCTGATTTTAGCCGCTTTCGGCCTCGGCCTCGCCGCCGTCGTGTATTGGGTCGTGCGCCAAAAGGAGGAAACCTCACAGGACTATTTCCTCGCCAGCAAAGATGCCAACTGGATTTCGATCGGTTCTTCGATTTTCGCCTCCAACATCGGTTCAGAGCATTTGGTCGGATTGGCGGGCGCAGGCTTTGTCAGCGGCATGGCCATGGCGCATTGGGAAATGCACGCCTGGCTCATCCTTCTCCTCGGCTGGGTCTTTGTTCCCTTTTATGACCGGATCAAAGTCTTTACCATGCCTGAATTCCTTGAACGCCGGTATTCAGCCGAGTCCCGCTCCCTTTTGTCGCTTATCTCTCTAATCAGCTATATCCTCACCAAGGTCGCCGTTACCGTCTATTCCGGCGGTGTGGTGTTCGGTACGGTTTTCGGCATTGAAAAAATTAATATTTTCGGTGCTTCCTTGGACATGTTTTGGGTTTCGGCCATCGGGCTGGTGTTGATCACGGGTCTCTATACCGTTGCCGGCGGCATGAAGGCGGTCATGTACACTTCGGTTCTGCAGACACCGGTGCTGCTGATCGGCTCGATCGTCATCCTTATTGTTGGTTTGATACGCGTCGGCGGTTGGGGTGAAGTCCATCGCCTGGTGGGCGACAACATCCACCTGATCCGCTCGGCAGCCGATCCCGAATTTCCATGGACCGGCGTTCTCTTTGGTTCGGCGATTATCGGCTTTTGGTATTGGTGTACCGACCAGTACATTGTGCAGCGTGTTCTATCCGGCCGCAATCAAAAGGAAGCACGGCGCGGCGCCATTCTGGCAGGCTATTTCAAGTTGACGCCGGTTTTCATCTTTATGATTCCCGGCATGATCGCCTACGCCATGAGCCAAAAAGGCCTGCTGACGGTCAAAAGCGCCGACAACGCTTTCTCCGCACTGGTCGCTCAGCTGTTGCCGATCGGTTTCAAGGGTGTGGTGGTTTGCGGCCTGCTGGCGGCGCTGATGAGCTCGTTGGCGTCGCTGTTCAACTCTTCGGCAGCCTTGTTTGTGGGCGATTTTTATAAAAAGCTGCGGCCGCAGTCGTCGGAAAAAGAACTGGTCACCGTCGGCAGGATCGCCACAGCCACCGTCGTCGTCCTCGGGATTTTGTGGATTCCGGTCATGAAGGGCATCGGAAGCGTGCTGTACGAATACCTGCAGAATGTTCAAGGACTGCTGGCGCCGGCGATTGCTTCCGCTTTCATCCTGGGCGTCTTTTGGCGTCGAACCACGGCCGCCGGCGGCTTTGCAGGATTGGTCACCGGTTTTCTGCTGGGCATGTTCCGCCTGGCGTTGAACGTCTTTATCGGCGCCAAAGTCACGCTGGTCAACAACATCGAGAAGCTCATTCAGAACCTGCCTAAAATGAACGCCGACAAGTTGGCCGAGGCGCTCAATACGATGGCTAATCTGCAGGTCAGCAAGGGAGCGCGGTTGGCCGGAGAGGCGCTGCAAGTCCAATTGGCTAACGCAAAAGAGCTGGCGGCTTCGGGCGA
Coding sequences within:
- a CDS encoding Wzz/FepE/Etk N-terminal domain-containing protein, with protein sequence MSLDYTKPSDDKEWGLQDYWALAVRRKWIIIGVFFLVFISSLIYLLTRPPVYVSSSTFILESIDAKSALYKNPAAYYYMMRQTRPLAFYETLLRSKTFYDRVSQAAVKDSALTACREFDASLLPSLFANLRLTGNEQGELLYSLSVEAPHPTIAYRFAV
- a CDS encoding MFS transporter, giving the protein RSLVWIFFIYCLIYAPTLALTNTIAFRNLKDSEKEFGFVRVGGTIGWIAIGLTLSGLRYLISVKGDVMILAGIMSLIAGLYAFTLPNTPPSKDKTNPLAFLAAIKMLKNSNFAVFIIINFVVSTELMFYYVLTGPFLVSSKIGVTNEALSGVMVIAQAAEILVMALLLPYFLPKYGIRKTLTLGILAWPLRYLIFAIGAPKWLVIASLALHGFCYVFFFTASQIYVDTVAPKDIRASAQSLIFLVTIGLGMYLGSFFAGWIQNLFSTFDGQGAIVDTNWTGVFLVPFVLTILCAAAFVLTFKEKLQFESES
- a CDS encoding MFS transporter — its product is MGLKLRLFFMMFLQYTIWGAWYPAYSAYLQTTLGFNGTQVGIIYGLLSLATIISPFFGGQLADR
- a CDS encoding MFS transporter: MKKLTPIVALTCVFMLACCFVLFGAISVGLMKNLGMDAKQWSMIPAIFLYTACLVQFFIGAVTDKVGHKIIALLGFIVIALSILLIRSAASVSALYVSAALLGMGAMAANTVGNTIIPQVLFEGKDPARASNFGNGFFGLGLFVAPLIINFAPDYKVGLMILFALNLLFLILALLADFPPAALGYRFSTAAKMLTQPAVLVAALALMCYIGLEMSMSNWTNPLMNELFTKAQAADPAKSAATVLSVFGLSMTIGRFIASAIKNLTAKGVKVIITVSAIAIAALLVLRFAQSPALAILAVVIVGLSFAPIFPTVVGVTFGKYESKYYGSIFGIIFAVGLFGGGLVQNLIGAMAGESVQSAFIVLAVAAAVLLIISLLMEKAKAKPIE
- a CDS encoding sodium:solute symporter: MQPTFHMLDWLILAAFGLGLAAVVYWVVRQKEETSQDYFLASKDANWISIGSSIFASNIGSEHLVGLAGAGFVSGMAMAHWEMHAWLILLLGWVFVPFYDRIKVFTMPEFLERRYSAESRSLLSLISLISYILTKVAVTVYSGGVVFGTVFGIEKINIFGASLDMFWVSAIGLVLITGLYTVAGGMKAVMYTSVLQTPVLLIGSIVILIVGLIRVGGWGEVHRLVGDNIHLIRSAADPEFPWTGVLFGSAIIGFWYWCTDQYIVQRVLSGRNQKEARRGAILAGYFKLTPVFIFMIPGMIAYAMSQKGLLTVKSADNAFSALVAQLLPIGFKGVVVCGLLAALMSSLASLFNSSAALFVGDFYKKLRPQSSEKELVTVGRIATATVVVLGILWIPVMKGIGSVLYEYLQNVQGLLAPAIASAFILGVFWRRTTAAGGFAGLVTGFLLGMFRLALNVFIGAKVTLVNNIEKLIQNLPKMNADKLAEALNTMANLQVSKGARLAGEALQVQLANAKELAASGDISGAVSTLTSAKQAAIQLFVQQDGLLYKLAAINWLHVVEGLFVLCILITIVVSLLTGKPKAEQLKYTYAAATPEQRAETRASWNGWDVLHTAIILGVIVAFYIYFW